One genomic region from Xenopus laevis strain J_2021 chromosome 2L, Xenopus_laevis_v10.1, whole genome shotgun sequence encodes:
- the LOC108707616 gene encoding probable G-protein coupled receptor 25 has translation MADVTPFYDEYALYDNDTEPFCQNENLPHGQWILPALYLFFFFFGLTGNAVVIAIVSKRSSRRADIFILNLAISDLFFVLTLPFWASSLALGGQWPFGIHLCRASGFIIAVTRCASSLLMAIMSVDRYLAVIGGHRIHPFRTRTCSMGACCIIWFISLVSGIPPLMFRHLEQMVCVESSESVLSTGIKLATLFLTFVLPLTVVLFCYSCMAKHLWNYFGGHQNVATSKLKPRRRHSWLRIVSCVVAAYSLSWLPYNTLSAVTLVDQLGEGLSCHTLVVINQALSATAAIAFANSCTNPLIYSILDAGFRHRTKQALPRIFPMCTAVFNLSFPGWSQQSTVASTESSSSYTLNTSKAVANANKKEGSNTTEITTWHMPNTPASL, from the coding sequence ATGGCGGACGTTACTCCTTTTTATGATGAATATGCTCTTTATGATAATGACACAGAACCCTTCTGCCAGAATGAGAATTTGCCTCATGGCCAGTGGATTCTCCCTGCCCTCTacctgttcttttttttctttggccTTACTGGCAACGCTGTGGTGATCGCCATTGTGTCCAAGCGGAGCTCACGCCGGGCAGATATTTTCATTCTCAACCTTGCCATCTCTGACTTGTTCTTTGTGCTAACTCTACCATTTTGGGCTTCTTCGTTGGCGCTGGGTGGACAATGGCCCTTTGGGATCCACCTGTGCCGTGCCAGTGGATTTATTATTGCAGTTACACGCTGTGCCAGCTCCTTGCTAATGGCCATCATGAGTGTTGACCGGTACCTGGCTgtgattgggggacacaggattCATCCTTTCCGCACACGGACCTGCTCCATGGGGGCTTGCTGCATCATTTGGTTTATCTCGCTTGTAAGTGGCATCCCACCTCTGATGTTTCGGCACCTGGAGCAGATGGTATGTGTAGAATCCTCTGAATCAGTGCTCAGCACGGGCATCAAGTTGGCGACTCTGTTCTTGACATTTGTCCTTCCACTAACTGTGGTCCTGTTTTGCTACAGCTGCATGGCTAAACATCTCTGGAACTATTTTGGAGGCCATCAGAATGTTGCTACAAGCAAACTGAAGCCTCGGCGTAGGCATAGCTGGCTCCGTATAGTCTCATGTGTTGTTGCTGCATACTCATTGTCTTGGTTGCCCTATAATACCCTCAGTGCTGTAACACTGGTTGACCAACTTGGAGAAGGCTTGTCCTGCCACACTTTAGTTGTAATTAACCAAGCTCTCAGTGCTACAGCTGCCATTGCCTTTGCCAACAGTTGCACCAACCCCCTCATCTACTCCATCCTAGATGCTGGCTTTAGGCACAGGACAAAGCAGGCTTTGCCCAGGATTTTCCCCATGTGCACTGCAGTTTTCAATCTGTCCTTCCCTGGCTGGAGCCAACAGTCTACTGTTGCTAGCACAGAGAGTAGCAGCTCCTACACACTGAATACATCAAAGGCCGTTGCGAATGCCAATAAAAAGGAAGGGTCAAACACAACAGAGATCACAACCTGGCACATGCCCAACACACCGGCATCATTGTGA